In one Brassica oleracea var. oleracea cultivar TO1000 chromosome C9, BOL, whole genome shotgun sequence genomic region, the following are encoded:
- the LOC106316990 gene encoding uncharacterized protein LOC106316990: MRCSWPTRFTFLMVLTVVIAMIAVAYGYSSVSSSNHKFPHYKYKAPLPPTTYSPYRYFSPPPPPPVTDSDSAAYAR, from the coding sequence ATGAGATGTTCATGGCCGACACGCTTCACCTTCTTGATGGTCCTCACAGTCGTCATCGCCATGATTGCCGTAGCTTATGGATACTCCTCTGTTTCATCATCAAATCATAAGTTTCCTCATTACAAGTACAAAGCCCCACTTCCTCCAACGACTTATTCTCCTTACCGTTACTTCTCCCCGCCTCCACCTCCTCCGGTTACAGATTCAGATTCTGCAGCGTATGCTCGATGA
- the LOC106316281 gene encoding transcription factor MYB46, translating to MRKPEVAIAATHQVKKMKKGLWSPEEDSKLMQYMISNGQGCWSDVAKNAGLQRCGKSCRLRWINYLRPDLKRGAFSPQEEDLIIRFHSILGNRWSQIAARLPGRTDNEIKNFWNSTIKKRLKKMSETSNLVNNSSSSPNASDSSSNSSSSLEFKDIIGSFMSFQEQGFINPSLTNIPTNNNPFTTPHMFNHSFNDDFTPHADGFCGVNTGLQGELYFPPLECEEGDWYKADIINQLDDVNTNGAGNVPERMRMEECWDLDQLMNTEVPSFYFNFKQNI from the exons ATGAGGAAACCAGAGGTAGCAATTGCAGCCACTCATCAAGTAAAGAAGATGAAGAAGGGACTTTGGTCTCCAGAGGAAGACTCAAAGCTGATGCAATATATGATAAGCAATGGGCAAGGATGCTGGAGTGATGTCGCTAAAAATGCAGGCCTTCAGCGATGTGGCAAAAGCTGCCGTCTTCGTTGGATCAACTATCTTCGTCCTGACCTTAAGCGTGGCGCTTTCTCTCCTCAAGAAGAGGATCTCATCATTCGTTTTCATTCCATTCTCGGCAACAG GTGGTCTCAGATTGCAGCACGATTGCCTGGTCGGACCGACAACGAGATCAAAAACTTTTGGAACTCAACAATAAAGAAAAGGCTAAAGAAGATGTCTGAAACATCCAACCTCGTCAACAACTCATCCTCATCACCCAACGCAAGCGATTCGTCTTCAAATTCGTCCTCTTCTTTGGAGTTTAAAGACATTATAGGAAGCTTCATGTCCTTTCAAGAACAGGGATTCATCAACCCCTCTTTGACCAACATACCAACCAACAACAATCCATTCACAACGCCACACATGTTCAACCATTCGTTTAATGACGATTTCACCCCTCACGCAGATGGTTTCTGTGGAGTAAACACAGGGCTACAAGGGGAACTCTACTTTCCACCTTTGGAATGTGAAGAAGGTGACTGGTACAAGGCAGATATTATCAACCAGTTAGACGACGTGAACACTAATGGAGCCGGAAACGTGCCTGAGCGTATGAGAATGGAAGAATGTTGGGACCTTGACCAGTTGATGAACACTGAGGTTCCTTCTTTTTACTTCAACTTCAAACAGAACATATGA
- the LOC106317991 gene encoding dicarboxylate transporter 1, chloroplastic, which yields MASLALSGSCSLAFPLKSRPLLLPRPPSSLNLLKKPLRSTESRFSSVKSPLHIALTKRSTLVKASSSASSPAPVAPAPWQGAAIKPLLASIATGVIIWFLPVPEGVTRSAWQLLAIFLATIVGIITQPLPLGAVALLGLGASVLTKTLTFAAAFSAFGDPIPWLIALAFFFARGFIKTGLGNRVAYQFVRLFGSSSLGLGYSLVFSEALLAPAIPSVSARAGGIFLPLVKSLCVACGSNVGDGTEHRLGAWLMLTCFQTSVISSSMFLTAMAANPLSANLAFNTIKQTIGWTDWAKAAIVPGVVSLIVVPFLLYLIYPPTVKSSPDAPKLAQEKLDKMGPMSKNELIMAATLFLTVGLWIFGAKLSVDAVTAAILGLSVLLVTGVVTWKECLAESVAWDTLTWFAALIAMAGYLNKYGLIEWFSQTVVKFVGGLGLSWQLSFGILVLLYFYTHYFFASGAAHIGAMFTAFLSVSTALGTPPYFAALVLAFLSNLMGGLTHYGIGSAPIFYGANYVPLSKWWGYGFLISIVNILIWLGVGGAWWKFIGLW from the exons ATGGCGTCTCTCGCTCTCTCCGGCTCCTGCTCTCTCGCCTTCCCCCTCAAATCTCGCCCCCTCCTTCTCCCTCGTCCTCCCTCCTCTCTCAATCTGCTGAAAAAACCTCTTCGATCTACCGAATCACGCTTCTCCTCAGTGAAATCTCCACTTCACATCGCTCTCACCAAGAGATCGACTCTCGTCAAGGCCTCTTCCTCCGCCTCCTCTCCGGCTCCCGTCGCTCCGGCCCCGTGGCAAGGAGCCGCGATTAAGCCTCTCCTCGCGTCGATCGCCACCGGCGTGATCATATGGTTCCTCCCCGTCCCCGAGGGAGTCACGCGCAGCGCGTGGCAGCTCCTCGCGATCTTCCTCGCCACCATCGTCGGCATCATCACGCAGCCGCTCCCACTCGGCGCCGTGGCTCTCCTGGGACTCGGAGCCTCCGTCCTCACCAAAACCCTAACGTTCGCCGCCGCCTTCTCCGCCTTCGGAGACCCCATCCCCTGGCTCATCGCCCTCGCCTTCTTCTTCGCCCGCGGCTTCATCAAGACCGGCCTCGGCAACCGCGTCGCCTACCAGTTCGTCAGGCTCTTCGGGAGCTCCTCCCTCGGGTTAGGCTACAGCCTCGTCTTCAGCGAGGCTCTCCTGGCTCCCGCGATCCCGTCCGTCTCGGCTCGCGCCGGCGGGATCTTCCTCCCTTTGGTGAAGTCTCTCTGCGTCGCGTGCGGTAGCAACGTCGGGGACGGGACCGAGCACCGGCTTGGGGCGTGGCTGATGCTCACTTGCTTCCAGACGTCGGTGATCTCTTCGTCTATGTTCTTGACGGCGATGGCGGCGAATCCGCTGAGTGCGAACTTGGCGTTTAACACGATTAAGCAGACGATAGGGTGGACGGATTGGGCGAAAGCTGCGATTGTGCCGGGGGTTGTGTCGTTGATTGTTGTTCCGTTTCTTTTGTATCTTATCTATCCGCCGACGGTGAAGAGCAGCCCTGATGCTCCCAAGCTGGCTCAGGAGAAGCTTGATAAGATGGGGCCTATGTCCAAGAACGAGTTGATTATGGCTGCCACTTTGTTTCTCACT GTTGGTCTTTGGATTTTTGGAGCTAAGCTGAGTGTAGATGCTGTGACTGCAGCCATTCTTGGATTATCAGTGCTTCTTGTGACAGGTGTTGTCACGTGGAAAGAGTGCTTAGCTGAGTCAGTTGCATGGGACACACTCACTTGGTTTGCTGCTCTCATTGCAATGGCGGGTTATCTTAACAAATACGGTCTCATTGAGTGGTTCAGCCAGACCGTAGTCAAG TTTGTTGGAGGATTGGGTTTGTCATGGCAACTATCGTTTGGAATCCTCGTCCTCTTGTACTTCTACACTCACTACTTCTTTGCCAGTGGAGCTGCTCACATCGGAGCTATGTTCACCGCCTTTTTGTCAGTCTCAACAGCTCTAGGCACACCACCTTACTTTGCAGCCTTGGTTCTTGCATTCCTCTCTAACCTGATGGGAGGACTGACCCACTACGGTATCGGGTCTGCGCCTATCTTCTACGGGGCTAACTACGTGCCGCTGTCCAAATGGTGGGGATATGGATTCTTGATCTCAATAGTCAACATTCTTATCTGGCTTGGTGTAGGTGGTGCTTGGTGGAAGTTCATTGGCTTGTGGTGA
- the LOC106317990 gene encoding zinc finger CCCH domain-containing protein 56 — protein sequence MCGLSKNDSELEHSFSALLEFAADNNVEGFKHQLSLVPCINQMGLWYRRQRFVRRMALEQRTPLMVASIYGSVDVVKLILSFPEAELNLSCGPDKSTALHCAASGASANSLGVVKLLLSAGADPNIPDAHGNRPVDVLVASPHAPGLRTVLEEILKKDEDPSSSLGSSLRSLSSSPENGSSLLSLGSVSSPTKVDASEKKEYPLDPSLPDIKSGIYSTDEFRMFSFKIRPCSRAYSHDWTECPFAHPGENARRRDPRKFHYTCVPCPDFKKGSCKQGDACEYAHGVFECWLHPAQYRTRLCKDGTSCNRRVCFFAHLKEELRPLYASTGSGLPSPSSAAATMDMASVLNMLPGSPSSAPISPSATMGWPQQNNIPALHLPGSNVQLSRLRSSLNARDIIPSEQLSMMQEFEMQRMSSPRFMNHHSARPKTLLTPSNLEELFSAEVASSPRFSDQLGVSSVLSPSHKSALLNQLQSNKQQSMLSPIKTNIMSSPKNVEHHSPRAMEPISPMNSRMKQQLHPRSLSSRDFGSSMMPTDSGSPLSPWSSWDQNHGNKVDWSVQSDELGRLRKSHSLAYNNNSNREADVTWVQQLVKESASPRNSNGAMNMNGSRPLVQGGSSVNPPHSESDIIDAWLEQLQLDR from the coding sequence ATGTGTGGTCTCTCTAAGAATGATTCTGAGTTGGAACATTCGTTTTCCGCCTTACTCGAGTTTGCTGCTGACAACAATGTGGAAGGCTTTAAGCATCAACTCTCTCTTGTGCCTTGCATCAACCAGATGGGTCTCTGGTATAGACGCCAGAGGTTTGTCAGGAGAATGGCTCTTGAGCAAAGAACCCCCCTGATGGTTGCTTCCATATACGGAAGCGTAGACGTTGTGAAGCTCATTCTTTCCTTCCCGGAAGCCGAGTTGAACCTCTCTTGCGGTCCGGATAAAAGCACTGCTCTTCACTGCGCTGCCTCTGGTGCTTCTGCGAACTCCTTGGGTGTTGTCAAGCTTCTTCTGAGCGCAGGAGCTGATCCTAACATCCCTGATGCTCACGGGAACCGTCCTGTTGATGTTCTCGTTGCGTCTCCGCACGCTCCTGGTTTGAGAACCGTTCTTGAAGAGATCTTGAAGAAAGATGAAGATCCGTCGTCTAGCTTGGGGTCAAGTTTACGTTCTCTCTCGTCATCGCCGGAGAATGGCTCCTCTTTGCTCTCTTTAGGTTCAGTCTCCTCTCCAACTAAGGTGGATGCATCAGAGAAAAAAGAGTACCCGCTTGATCCATCATTGCCTGACATCAAAAGCGGGATTTACTCAACAGACGAGTTCCGTATGTTCTCGTTTAAGATCCGTCCGTGTTCTCGAGCTTACTCCCACGACTGGACTGAGTGTCCCTTCGCGCACCCTGGCGAGAATGCGAGAAGAAGAGACCCGAGGAAGTTTCACTACACATGTGTCCCATGTCCTGATTTCAAGAAGGGTTCATGTAAGCAAGGTGACGCGTGTGAATACGCTCATGGTGTGTTTGAGTGCTGGCTTCACCCTGCTCAATACAGAACACGTTTGTGCAAAGATGGGACGAGTTGCAACCGAAGGGTTTGCTTCTTTGCTCACTTAAAGGAAGAGTTGCGTCCTTTGTACGCTTCCACAGGCTCTGGATTGCCGTCTCCTTCTTCTGCTGCCGCCACTATGGACATGGCTTCGGTTCTGAACATGTTACCAGGCTCACCATCTTCCGCTCCAATCTCTCCTTCTGCAACAATGGGTTGGCCTCAACAGAACAACATACCTGCGTTGCATCTTCCAGGAAGCAACGTGCAGTTGAGCCGTCTGAGATCTTCTCTGAACGCTAGAGATATTATTCCTTCTGAGCAACTTAGCATGATGCAAGAGTTTGAAATGCAGCGTATGTCCAGCCCACGCTTTATGAATCATCACTCTGCTCGTCCCAAGACGCTCCTGACACCTTCGAATCTAGAGGAGCTTTTCTCAGCCGAGGTTGCATCATCCCCACGCTTCTCTGATCAACTTGGCGTCTCGTCTGTTCTATCGCCTTCCCACAAATCAGCTCTTCTTAACCAGCTGCAGAGTAATAAGCAGCAGAGCATGCTTTCTCCTATCAAGACGAATATAATGTCTTCTCCAAAGAATGTGGAGCACCATTCTCCACGAGCCATGGAGCCTATTTCTCCAATGAACTCTCGGATGAAACAGCAGCTGCATCCACGTAGCCTTAGCTCCCGAGATTTTGGATCCAGTATGATGCCGACAGACTCCGGTTCGCCATTGAGTCCGTGGTCAAGCTGGGACCAGAACCATGGAAACAAGGTGGATTGGTCGGTACAGTCGGATGAGTTAGGCAGGTTAAGAAAATCTCATTCTTTGGCTTATAATAATAACTCAAACAGGGAAGCAGATGTTACATGGGTTCAGCAGCTGGTTAAAGAATCTGCATCACCTAGGAACAGCAACGGAGCCATGAACATGAATGGTTCGAGGCCATTGGTTCAAGGTGGTTCTAGTGTGAACCCTCCTCACAGTGAGAGCGACATTATTGATGCGTGGCTTGAGCAGCTGCAGCTAGATCGCTAA